A section of the Telopea speciosissima isolate NSW1024214 ecotype Mountain lineage chromosome 3, Tspe_v1, whole genome shotgun sequence genome encodes:
- the LOC122654843 gene encoding uncharacterized protein LOC122654843 has product MAAWVSGESRSKRVSVLLFLISFYLMALIPFSCSAAGMPNSRQKLEIQNHLKRLNKPAVESIKSPDGDIIDCVHTSNQPAFDHPSLKNHTIQTRPSFHPEGLFDKNKTTTKSEQSSNFITQLWHLSGRCPEGTIPIRRTTKDDILRAER; this is encoded by the exons ATGGCAGCTTGGGTTAGCGGAGAGAGCAGGAGTAAGCGAGTAAGTGTGCTGCTATTCCTCATATCCTTTTACTTGATGGCTCTGATCCCCTTCTCATGTTCTGCTGCTGGGATGCCCAATTCCCGTCAAAAGCTCGAAATTCAGAACCACTTGAAACGCCTCAACAAGCCCGCCGTTGAAAGCATTAAG AGCCCAGATGGAGATATCATTGATTGCGTCCATACTTCTAATCAACCTGCATTCGACCATCCTTCTCTCAAAAACCATACAATTCAG ACGAGACCTAGTTTTCATCCAGAAGGGCTTTTCGACAAAAACAAAACCACTACCAAGTCCGAACAAAGTTCAAACTTCATTACTCAGTTGTGGCACTTGAGTGGAAGATGCCCTGAAGGAACCATACCCATCAGAAGAACAACCAAAGATGATATTCTAAGAGCAGAGAGATGA
- the LOC122654844 gene encoding uncharacterized protein LOC122654844, with protein MKRKTLKRSRRERDRMEGATLAMHLPMPLLPHNQNTSSSSNLSRFHLRTVTESEQLEEVKEQQQHHSSFPLDENFDFDLNIDENEKDFILSQDFFCTPDYITPDGQQTSNILDDNKLIQFVSDFVSRSGSVPL; from the exons ATGAAGAGGAAAACCCTAAAGAGGAGCAGAAGGGAGAGGGATCGAATGGAGGGTGCTACTCTCGCAATGCATTTGCCGATGCCGTTGCTTCCACACAACCAAAACACTTCATCTTCATCCAACCTCTCTCGCTTCCATCTCCGAACTGTCACCGAATCTGAGCAACTCGAAGAAGtaaaggagcagcagcagcatcacTCTTCGTTTCCCTTGGATGAAAACTTCGACTTCGACCTTAACATCGATGAGAATGAAAAAGACTTCATTCTCAGCCAGGATTTCTTTTG CACCCCTGATTACATAACTCCAGATGGGCAACAAACCTCCAATATTTTGGACGATAACAAATTGATCCAATTTGTTTCCGATTTTGTCTCAAGAAGTGGATCAGTACCCCTTTAA